The following DNA comes from Octopus bimaculoides isolate UCB-OBI-ISO-001 chromosome 8, ASM119413v2, whole genome shotgun sequence.
ttttttttaattattcagtcGAGttcctttaatttcatatcatgtgccattGTCCCCTCATCCTCTTCATTTGAtctagatatttaaaattttttgttgcttttctgatCTTTCGGACGTCTAGGGATGGATATAGATGTGTATGAGCCTGTTTTCTGGAGAACTGAAATggcaaatttaccttatcttgGCTTTTTGCTTcagcaaaatttgttttttatatgctcaaagagaacggcGATAATTTTCTGAATTATGTTCAGATTATGTTATAatgttttttaatgcatttagggaaggccatttgcttagctgatatagtttttgtaaggttgtagacatttgtaaaaaatatattttgcctcaacatcaaaaatacagtaaaaactCCTCATTGTGCCTCATTTGCTCCCTATTTAAAAGTAATATCTgtacaggcatacctcaacttAAATTGATAATCGGTTCCAACACATGCGACTTAACtcgagaaatgaaataaaaggaaaaatgccACAGCTTGGTAAGGTGGATGATGGATATTTGGTTAGGTTGTGTGTTTCCATATAAAAACCAACACACTATATAAAGTTTCCAACAAatcacattaatttatataaagaCATTACGGAGATTATTTGCCAAGAATATTAAGCTGAATATTAGGAGTGTGTCTGTACCGAGAAAGACAGAATAAGTCTTATCTGATGAGATACTCTCTTAACATGGCTACCAATAAACCAACAATGTCTCTAATGAACTCTACTAAGTTTATCTCCTCTCTGGATTGTCTTTCCAGTGCATGCCAAATTATGACCATATTTTGGGTgggaaaaaatcaaaaataaaaggaaaataaattatacatttacCTGATTGGTGACATCAGAGTGCTTGATTGGCCAAAAGTGGAGGTTGGAGGAGAAGCATGGATAATAGCATTGACATCTAAGTTGAAGGAATTGGTTCGTCATCAGGCATTTGCAACTCAAACCATTGACTTTCAAAGTGCAATAAAAACTTGTCTAGAGTgccttgaatgttttttttcttcttgtcatcCAGGATAACTCTATAAGGAACATAAACACCATGAACAGCCCCCATAATTTTCGCAGAGTGCATATATGCAAAAGCTTGCTGCATCTTGTGCCTTAGTTCTGGTCCCAGTTGCTGTGTCTCTCATCTTGTTATTACTGTTCATGAAGCTCCATCAACTCTTCTTTTATGAATGGTTGCATATCAACATCAATTAAGTGTCAAGGTTCTCCTCCTCCAAATCCATGTTCAGTTCTTTTGACAATTCCACCAATTCTTTATTTACTTCAGAAGTGTTAATACCCttaaaatcattcacaaattgaGGGCACAGTTTCTTCCAAATGGCATTTCTGTTTCATTCTTCCATGCCTTGCAAGTATCATATGTCTTCCAGAAATTATAGAGTGTGGTGCCATCCTCCATTTCTGATGTTGCTACTCCCTGCTTGAGTATACACCTTTGGTAGTAATGCTTGAAATTAAAAATGATGGCTTTGTTGCAGTAAAGAGGTGGTGTTAGACAGTAGGTGTAAGGCAgtaatattaagaaaaatgtCAATGACATTTTGTGGGTGGCTAGGAGCATTGCCTAAAATAAAAAGGACCTTGAATGAAATTTGCTCTCTTTACAGTAGTTTTTTGACTGCTGGAAGAAAGCGATTGAAAAACCAATCTTCAAACATTATGACTGTCACCCAAACATTGGTTTTTGACGTCCATATAACATGTTTTGGGATATTCCTAAGTGCTTTTGGATTTGCAGCATGATAAATTTAGAGAGGCATTAACTTACAAGCAGTTGCTTCTGACATGAGAGTCATGATCTTTAGAGACCTTAAAACTAGGTACAAACTTCTCTTTAGCTATTAAGGACCAGTCTGGTATTCTTTTCTAGAAAAATTAGTTTCATCTACATTGAAAATTTACTGAGGAATAAAGCCATTGTCTTCAATAATCTTCACTGAAGTTGTATGAAACTTAGCCACTGCTACTGTGTCCACTGATGCACTTTTGCCTTGGACTGTAACATTCAGAAAAGTGAATTGCCTAAACCATCCTGAAGTGGCCTTcaaatcctttgtcatctcctcggGATACTTCTTAAGGTCATTGTTCAACAAAGTGCTCTCTCTTGAATTATCATCTGGCATATAAGGATACATTAATGAGTTGCCATTGAAACCACAGGGAAAGAAGCTGCTCCATTTCGCCAATGATTTTGCCTTGCCTCTTTCATTGGTAATTTTGGTGTTCTTCAACTTTGGAGCAATGTCTTGGATGTAAGTTGAAACCCTTACCATATCATGAATAATTGCAGATATCATTGTCTGACATAAGCCATTGGCATGCACTATCAGTaccatcttttcatttttttcatagcATTTGATCATCACCAATGTATCCTCCAAAGAAATAGCCACCAGTACTAGGAGCTTTCTTGGAGCAGCATGGTGCATGAAAAAATCCACAAATTTATATagtcaacacaaacacatgtttgtGTTGATTGTGCCAATAAACATGAtggtaattcaaaagggtcaaaAGTTTGTGATATTTGCAGAAAAAGGAAAGTGAAACTTCTAAGGAAAATTCCTTTTTGGCTAGTAAAAGCTGGTTTAAATGGTTTGAGAAGTGCATGAATTTGTACAACATAAAACTGACTGGTGAAACTGAGTTCTGACATAGAGGCTGCCACTAATTATGCCAAGCAGTTGACGAAAATGATTGCTGAAGGGTGCTACACACTAGAACAGTATACAATGTTGATGAAACTGCACTTTTGTGGAAGCACATGCCGGCTACAAGTTTTATTTCtcaagaagaaaaatcaacaccAAGATTTAAAGTTTCCAAAAATTGTCTGACACTTCTTTTAGGAGGAAATGCTGctggtgatatgaaattaaagcccCTACTTGTGTGTCACTATGAAAATTCAAGGGCTTTCAAGAGTTACACAAAGCTTAATCTACCTCTGATTTGGCATTCAAATTACAAGGCATGATTGACTAAGAGCCTTTCCAAAGAGTAGATTACAAATGTTTTTGTCCTGCTGGAGAAAGATACAGTGCTAGACATGTTTACAACAAAGCATTGCTTCTTTTAGATAATGCATCAAACCCCTTGCAAATTTAGATGACATTTCTGATAATGTGAGAGTAGAATATATCCCTAAGAATAAAATTTCTCTGCTCCAGTCAGTGGATCAAGGTGTGATAGCTAATGTCAAGGCATATCATATAATAACTTTCaaacaacttatgaaagcaattgaCAGATAGGGTAAACCTACAGTTAGAGATTCTGGGAAGAAGTTCAAAATAATGGTAATATAGCTCATGGGATGAAGTGAAACCTTTAACTTTGAATAGTACTTGGGAAAATAAAAGGCCAGACTGTATCCCCAAGCAGAGAGACTACATCAAATTCAGAAAGATATTGTGATACTTGCAAAGGATTTAGTATTTGAAGAAGTCATAGAGGATGATGCGATTGAGTTGCTAGTATCCCAGAGCGAAAGTTTATCTAATAAGGAGCTGGTGCTGTTAGAAAAAGAACAAGCTGAGACAATGGAAGTTCCTCCTAAATCTCTAAAATTGACTacaaaaaattattgctaaagtATTGGCATTTATAGAGGAAGATCTTCAAGTTTTTGCTGATAATGATCCTAATTGTGAATATAACAAAAATTAGAAGAGAAGTTTACAATGAGCTCTGTTCCTTCACTGAGCTGTACAAAAAGATTATGttttataaacaacaaacaactttgGATAAGTTCTTCACCTCTTAAGCTGATGTTGGTGATAAAGATAGTAAATGATATCTACCTACATCCCTCACACAGTAGTCAACATCTTTTGGGGTAAGAATGTACTCTTATGATATGATTCTTGTTAATTCCCTAACCATATTCTTCTTGATATGCTTTTGTGATTtttacgtatatacttatattctaCTGTGTGAGTTTAGAAATTAATTTCATCTTTGAAGGTGATTGTGTTGCTTGTTTCCTGTTGTtttcttgtgctttttttttttaaattgtctttAGGAACACAATCTCACTTGATAACATGAAAATCAATAGGCAAACTAATTTCATTTTATGGTATTTTGTGTTACAGCCAGATTTTCAGGAATGCATTATTTGCATAAAGCAAGGGATtcctgtttgcatgtgtgtgtgcatgcacacacacacacacacgcacgcacacatacttataacaTGCATATTGAACTACTGTATACATGTACTCGTGCATTTTTTTTATCCAACATCAGTCTTATCCACTCTTATACTGTCATATCTTTTCTTACTTTGCAGTTGTGCTAGCATTGAACTATTACAACCTGTTGTAGAAGAACATTGATTCCTCCAGAAAGTTTGTTGCCATTCATTTATGGATTCTGTGTTGTAGTCTACACTGCATACATTAACCATATCCACATTCATTAATGTAGAAATAGAAGCATTTTTGTCTACAATACTGACTGGGAGAGGATCTATTCAGTAGAAAATGTATCTGCATTGTATATTTTCCACAAATGTAAATCCATGGGATTTAAGACAAGAAACTGAGTCATAATAGAGACTgacatttcttaatttttaagaaTTCCTCAAGAATTGAAATGGAGGACATAAATGAGTTGGACACTTCTAACATAACTGTTTTTAACAATGTAGACACAATTACACAGACATTCAGTGGTGAGAAACCATTAGCAAGTGAAACACTTAATAAGAAAACATCGGTAAGCAGAAATAtttactgtgaaatatgtggaaaatcttttgcCTCGAACAGTAATTTAACAAAGCACAaaagaatccacactggagaaaagccatttcaGTGTGAAATATGCGGGAAAGCCTTCACTCAAAATTCTCATCTTGTTGTTCATATACGtagtcatacaggagaaaaaccattccgCTGTAAAATATGTGACAAATCTTTTGTTTCTGACAGTGATTTAACAAGACACAAAGTCATACACTCTGGAGAAAAACCGTATCACTGtcaaatatgtggaaaatctttcACCAATAATTCAAATCTTGTTATCCACatacgtagtcacactggagaaaaacccttcTGCTGTGAATtatgtggaaaatcttttgtttccaatattcatttaacaagccacaaaagaatacacactggagaaaaccTCTGTTATTGCAAAATCTGTGGGAAATCGTTCATTAATAATTCAAAACTTGTTATCCACAAaagtagtcacactggagaaaaaccctgtcattgtgaaatatgtggtaaatcatttgtcTCTAACAGTAATTTAACAAGACACAAACtaatacacactggagaaaaatccttccactgtgaaatatgtgggaagtcTTTTGTCTCCAACATTATTCTAACAAAGCACAaaagaatccacactggagaaaaaccatttcactgtgaaacatgtgggaaatcattctctgTCAATTCCAGTCTTGTAGTTCACAAccgtagtcacactggagagaagccttttcactgtgaaatatgtgggaaatcttttgttGAGAATTCTAAACTGACCATTCACatacgtagtcacactggagaaaaaccatatcgctgtgaagtgtgtgggaaatcttttgttaATAATAGTGATctaacaaaacacaaaagaatacacactggagagaaaccttatcattgtgatatatgtgggaaatcttttaaGACTAACAGTCACTTAAAGGCACACAAACGAATACACACTAGAAAGAATTCTTTTAACTGTGAAATGTGAGAAATTCTTTGGTTACAAATCTAAACTTGTAGTCCACCAACATACACTCATTGGAGAACATTTATCATGGTGAAATATGATGGAAATCAATGTCTTGGAATTATCATTTTTCTATCAGTGTACTCTCATTTGATAATAACGCTTCCgctaaaatattttggaaagccttttttcatcatcatcatcatcgtcgtcgtttaacgtccgctttccatactagcatgggttggacgatttgactgatcaACAACACCTAGATCAACATCTGTAACCGGTGTGAATTCCCAGCAAGGATAAAAAGGAACTTCACCATGCACAACAATAGAATGCTTACATTTTACCATCTTATTGAGATGCATAAACATGGACCTCAGACCCATAGTCTCTGGTATAGAGAGACCATTCTACAAAATCTCATGGCTCCTATCCAGAATCCTGAAACCCCTACTGTCAACTTTCCCAGGTCATGTCAACAGCTCAGACGAGGTCATCCAACAACTGCTTTGTCTCAAACCTGACATGCTCAGACACAACAGGTATACTTTCAGTTTAGACCTGGTCTCCCTATACACCTCGGTTCCCATGATTGACCCAATCAGAGAATGTATTGCCTCCTTGAACCTAAACTGCTTCAGATTTACCTCCTCTGACATTCACCAGCTACTATCAGTTATAGTCACCAACACACTTTGATTTCTTGGACAACACCTACAAAAAGTATTCAGGCCTGCTTATGGGGTCCAGCCTCTCAGGCCTGCTCACTATTGCTTCTTTAGACTGGTTGGAGCATAGGGCACAAAGCGTCTGCCATGCATATACCTTTTTCATCAGGTCTGTGGACAACATTCTCATGCTCGCCCCATCCCAAAAAGATGTCTCCACTATACTGGAGAAGTTCAATAAAATGAACCAATGTATTAGCTTCACCATTGAACACCTTAACAGTGATGGTTTTCTCTTCTTGCTCGACTTTCAGCTAAACATCATGGACGAGGGGAAAATTGACACAGTGTTCTACAGAAAATATACTTGCCAGGACCTCTTCATCTGCTATAAATTGGCCCTCTCTATCATGGCCAAGATGAACTATGAACATAACAAGATCAACCAGATATGCAAAAGATGCAGTGACCACACCAGCTGGGTTGCACATGTTACTCAGTTCCTAAAGACACTTGGGGGCCAACTGATATCCTACATCCATTTCTAACTCCATACCAGAATACAGGCCAGCTAAATGTCACAGGAATCTCTCTAAAGCTTGTTTCCTGAAGATTCCTCACTTCAATGAGAAAACCACCTTGGCCATCTACAAGGCTATCTGCAGGGAAGGACTCAACATTTGGTTGGCCCATTCAGGACCGTCGCTATGCAAACACCTATTAATGAAGTGGTCATGTGCAGTACAACAGCCCTGCACACTAACAAACTGTCCCATTCGCAACTCTAATGTGCGCTTACATATGTGCGAAGTATACCAAATATGATGCTCCAAATGTGACAACCACTACATTGGTAGCACAACACAACCACTACATGTCTGAATTAAGGAGCATCTCACCACCATGTCCTCCTTCTGCAAGTATCTGACCAGATGTGGCAACACCACCAAGGAAATAGATGCCTCCATTCTAGCCTCTGAGAATAACACTGgcaatctctctatatatgaaactgagaatgtgtgtctgtctgtatgtgtacttCACTAAAACTCAAGAATTACCCAtccaattttattcaaattttacatatgtattactcagggtccatggagtgtcatgggctaaaaaaattttcaacttccaACCTAATGTGggcccggagcaatctcttagACTGGttcggtattacgtgtcaaaagtgaaaaaataacatctatattgtaatgtgatataatattgtttcatttttattctttcacttttaatatttGCAGCacggaaggtgtttataagccatttaaaaataacacacaaaaaccgttagattcacttcaacatttaaatttaatttgtcaaaatatttttgtcgctttgagactgcgacctgttcactgacaaaattccgtgctgcatggaattttgtcagtgaacaggtcgcagtctcaaagcgatgaaaatattttgacaaattaaatttaaatgttgaagtgaatctaatggtttttgtgtgttattttaaatgacttataaacaccttccacactgcaattgttttcgttccagcacacgatctcagatcaggtcacttgctatgcaagtacatctccataacttttaatattgtttcacttttaattctaatgtgataacactAACATCATCTTATTTTACACATTTACCCATTCAGTTACCAGTTACTAATTATCGTAGTAGTTGCAACAGTGCAaggtatttacagttacatatcaacccttaaattaacatttaatacatgtgcttaatttatatatataaaattctttgtctctctataaTCACAACAGCGACAAGGTAGGTACGTGATAACCTTTTCTTTACCAAACCTgatgttgttttatgtatgtatgtatgtatgtatgtatgtatgtatgtatgtatatatatatatatatatatatatatatatagttcaaaaacacaataacaaaaaaacaaaaaaacaacaaagtgaggacgtgatatggatagtattattggacactcaggaaaggaaagagagagtgtaNNNNNNNNNNNNNNNNNNNNNNNNNNNNNNNNNNNNNNNNNNNNNNNNNNNNNNNNNNNNNNNNNNNNNNNNNNNNNNNNNNNNNNNNNNNNNNNNNNNNNNNNNNNNNNNNNNNNNNNNNNNNNNNNNNNNNNNNNNNNNNNNNNNNNNNNNNNNNNNNNNNNNNNNNNNNNNNNNNNNNNNNNNNNNNNNNNNNNNNNNNNNNNNNNNNNNNNNNNNNNNNNNNNNNNNNNNNNNNNNNNNNNNNNNNNNNNNNNNNNNNNNNNNNNNNNNNNNNNNNNNNNNNNNNNNNNNNNNNNNNNNNNNNNNNNNNNNNNNNNNNNNNNNNNNNNNNNNNNNNNNNNNNNNNNNNNNNNNNNNNNNNNNNNNNNNNNNNNNNNNNNNNNNNNNNNNNNNNNNNNNNNNNNNNNNNNNNNNNNNNNNNNNNNNNNNNNNNNNNNNNNNNNNNNNNNNNNNNNNNNNNNNNNNNNNNNNNNNNNNNNNNNNNNNNNNNNNNNNNNNNNNNNNNNNNNNNNNNNNNNNNNNNNNNNNNNNNNNNNNNNNNNNNNNNNNNNNNNNNNNNNNNNNNNNNNNNNNNNNNNNNNNNNNNNNNNNNNNNNNNNNNNNNNNNNNNNNNNNNNNNNNNNNNNNNNNNNNNNNNNNNNNNNNNNNNNNNNNNNNNNNNNNNNNNNNNNNNNNNNNNNNNNNNNNNNNNNNNNNNNNNNNNNNNNNNNNNNNNNNNNNNNNNNNNNNNNNNNNNNNNNNNNNNNNNNNNNNNNNNNNNNNNNNNNNNNNNNNNNNNNNNNNNNNNNNNNNNNNNNNNNNNNNNNtttatcgtgcagttactgttaatacttcatttagagaattaacattgcttgttttcaccttttcgatatcagtgaagaatttcactggaaaagtatacataagattgccaagaatttatctctctcatcaaagatcagtggctatcggacgctgacgaagggaaataaccctgaaacccgggt
Coding sequences within:
- the LOC106871815 gene encoding zinc finger protein OZF, coding for MEDINELDTSNITVFNNVDTITQTFSGEKPLASETLNKKTSVSRNIYCEICGKSFASNSNLTKHKRIHTGEKPFQCEICGKAFTQNSHLVVHIRSHTGEKPFRCKICDKSFVSDSDLTRHKVIHSGEKPYHCQICGKSFTNNSNLVIHIRSHTGEKPFCCELCGKSFVSNIHLTSHKRIHTGENLCYCKICGKSFINNSKLVIHKSSHTGEKPCHCEICGKSFVSNSNLTRHKLIHTGEKSFHCEICGKSFVSNIILTKHKRIHTGEKPFHCETCGKSFSVNSSLVVHNRSHTGEKPFHCEICGKSFVENSKLTIHIRSHTGEKPYRCEVCGKSFVNNSDLTKHKRIHTGEKPYHCDICGKSFKTNSHLKAHKRIHTRKNSFNCEM